From Hippoglossus stenolepis isolate QCI-W04-F060 chromosome 19, HSTE1.2, whole genome shotgun sequence, the proteins below share one genomic window:
- the rnf6 gene encoding E3 ubiquitin-protein ligase RNF6, giving the protein MDPPGGGDERRRQAERLRREEAYYHFINELSEEEYRLMRDSNLLGTPGEVTAEELRQRLDGAKERVSSQPRTEQLPPTADSGEQQSSSGEGEERGAGGRRGPGGTEPGAEASNGDSLLEWLNTFRRTGNATRSGQSGNQTWRAVSRTNPNSGEFRFSLEININHDQPEPGEHNDAADTAELPVTAPNTTSASIHTASSFSSPRPSAMSRPAPYPSPRPALSRRMQTRRTRSSASTLSVSPPALPAPEPPLVAAQRRGSTLHSLSTPPTVPNPPLDQTAPLQHQALNAEGEQGHDDMSASVDCPRVSPQSGSQAPAVGHESRGSRTRSRGRARRAAGGGGVSSRLSRRSRSPLHRIIPVSTTPPSSSGVSGSSIHTVEPGSGTSSVSMETGEAVAEPAALTEPAVETGERESESHVTGAGNSAVRRHPTIMLDLQVRRIRPGENRDRDSIASRTRSRARVAENTVTFESDSGGFRRTISRSERAGIRTYVSTIRIPLRRISETGLGEPNSTALRSILRQIMTGFGELSSLMETEADSETVPPSHTDAIGTNTNTSPSSRLHANESAVGPVGTGGVDQERVGLVGGEEDQGGQARLGGAVVSTTEGRATSRDTNNLVENGTLPILRLAHFFLLNDEEDDEHPRGLTKEQIDNLSTRTYGQASLEGEMGRACSVCINEYAQGNKLRRLPCSHEFHIHCIDRWLSENNTCPICRQPILAVHHD; this is encoded by the exons ATGGACCCTCCTGGTGGGGGAGACGAACGGCGGAGGCAGGCAGAACGTCTTCGACGGGAGGAGGCTTACTATCACTTCATCAATGAATTGAGTGAAGAGGAGTATCGGTTAATGAGAGACAGCAACCTGCTTGGCACCCCTG GGGAGGTGACTGCTGAGGAGCTGCGGCAGCGTCTTGACGGCGCAAAAGAGCGGGTTTCATCTCAGCCCCGCACTGAGCAGCTCCCGCCGACTGCTGATTCTGGAGAACAGCAGAGCAGTAGtggtgaaggagaggagagaggggctgGAGGGAGACGAGGGCCAG GAGGCACAGAGCCTGGAGCAGAAGCCTCTAATGGTGACTCATTACTGGAGTGGCTCAACACTTTTAGACGTACTGGTAATGCTACTCGCAGTGGACAGAGTGGCAACCAGACATGGCGTGCCGTCAGTCGGACCAACCCCAACAGTGGAGAATTCCGCTTTAGCCTGGAGATCAACATCAACCATGATCAGCCTGAGCCAGGGGAGCATAATGATGCTGCAGATACTGCAGAGCTGCCAGTGACTGCCCCAAATACAACTTCAGCCTCTATACACACTgcttcctccttctccagccCTCGCCCCTCTGCCATGTCAAGGCCAGCTCCATACCCTTCCCCCCGCCCGGCCCTCAGTAGGAGGATGCAGACACGGCGTACACGCAGCAGTGCTAGCACTCTTTCTGTGAGCCCCCCGGCACTTCCTGCCCCAGAGCCCCCTTTAGTTGCTGCTCAGAGGAGAGGTTCCACTTTGCACTCTTTATCAACACCTCCCACTGTTCCCAATCCTCCTCTTGATCAGACTGCACCTTTGCAACATCAAGCCCTCAATGCTGAAGGAGAGCAGGGGCATGATGATATGTCCGCTTCTGTAGACTGTCCTCGTGTATCACCCCAGTCTGGGTCTCAGGCCCCAGCAGTGGGTCACGAATCTCGTGGCAGTAGGACTCGATCGCGTGGTCGTGCACGTAGAGCtgcaggggggggtggggtttcATCTCGCTTGTCTAGGCGAAGCCGCTCACCCTTGCACAGAATAATACCTGTTAGCACCACTCCACCATCCAGCAGTGGCGTCAGTGGCTCTAGCATCCACACTGTTGAGCCAGGCAGTGGCACAAGctctgtttccatggagacaggAGAGGCTGTGGCAGAACCTGCAGCTCTTACAGAGCCAGCTGTAGAGACAGGAGAGCGCGAGAGTGAGTCTCATGTTACAGGAGCAGGAAATTCAGCGGTGCGACGGCACCCAACCATCATGTTGGACCTGCAGGTGAGAAGGATTCGACCCGGTGAGAACCGTGATCGGGACAGCATCGCCAGCCGAACACGGTCACGTGCACGGGTTGCTGAGAATACTGTCACATTTGAAAGTGATAGTGGTGGATTTAGACGCACCATCTCCCGCTCTGAGCGTGCTGGAATCCGCACCTATGTGAGCACTATCCGGATTCCACTGAGGCGCATTAGTGAGACAGGCTTGGGGGAACCCAACTCCACTGCACTGCGTTCCATCTTGCGCCAGATTATGACTGGATTTGGGGAGCTGAGCTCACTAATGGAGACTGAGGCTGATTCTGAAACTGTTCCACCCAGTCACACAGATGCTATTGGCACAAATACTAACACCAGCCCATCCAGTCGTCTGCATGCAAATGAGAGTGCAGTTGGCCCGGTTGGCACTGGTGGTGTCGATCAGGAGAGGGTGGGGCTggttggaggtgaggaggatCAGGGTGGGCAGGCCAGACTTGGAGGTGCAGTAGTGAGCACCACAGAAGGACGGGCCACCAGCAGAGACACCAACAACCTGGTAGAAAACGGTACTCTACCCATCCTGCGGCTGGCACACTTCTTCTTGCtcaatgatgaagaggatgacgAACACCCAAGGGGCCTGACCAAAGAGCAGATTGACAATCTCTCCACACGCACCTATGGTCAGGCCAGCCTGGAGGGAGAGATGGGTCGTGCGTGCAGCGTGTGCATCAATGAGTATGCCCAGGGCAACAAGCTGCGCCGTCTGCCCTGCTCTCATGAATTCCACATCCACTGCATTGACCGCTGGCTCTCTGAAAACAACACCTGCCCCATCTGCAGGCAGCCGATACTTGCAGTGCATCATGACTGA